cattattaatatgttCAATACCTTTCATACACATTATCGACAGTAATCCAATTATTTGCAATCCATTTCGTTCCCTTTGTAACAGCACATCCACCGTGTACAGAGTATTTATTTTGAGACGATAGCCAACCTACAATagtcaatacaaaaaaataaatcaggaAAAATAGTGTTAGAATATGTTATCTCGCTTTCTTGACTAGACTCATAATTTATTAGTTAAGTGCATTAAGAAAGcgagaataaaaaaagacaaaggaaaCGAGAGAGATCGTGGATAAAAAAGGAGCACAGGGTCCCTTTTCATAAAACAATTGCTCTGAATATAatagcaactcttgctggaataTCAACTTTTCATCGGAAGAGCCAACCAAacagcatatatttttttcttcaaaagtttAATAGTAAAAAACCAGTGTTTacttatgaaaagaaaaaaatgattcaacattatgaagatgaaaaataaattagttCTATAtcgggttttttttaaacaaagttgaAACTGAATGGATGTcacttcattctttatttacttGAGAGAAATgtttaagtattattattatttgagttcatttattgattgtgtaataatgtttgcttttgtatatttttaaatattattttaagtGATAAAAGGCCTTTGGGGgctaaaaagttgaaaaaagaaGCAGAATTTTCACCGTTGTCATGAGATTTAGGGGCCCCTGAATTTCCTGGACCAAGGAacattaaggggggggggggggaggaaagaaaagaacGGAACAGGGGTAAGACGTGAGGTTATTTTCTaattattatgtcaaaatctattaccAAATTAGATTTTAATTCTAAGCAGGGCTTTATTCGCTCGCCTCACTCGCCCTGGACTCTCAGGATTTCAACCTGCAATTAATTGTATTGATaacatataaaccaaatatatatatatatataatatatatatattcctcgTCTTTCATGTGAAAATTTATACACTCGAAATAGCAGTTGATCTTGGGCGCtgaatataattcatttttttaaaaattaacatGGGCCTAATATTGTTCGCGAATTGCAATACAAACTTGTTTTCTTTGAAACAATCCCAAAACGTCTTCGGCTAATCCCATGGCGtgtgataataaaataatgataataatagtaatgataatgaaaatgatatactgataataatgatgataataattataatgatgatgaaaataatactgatgatgatacttatactaataatgataattttaaaacaataatgGATATAATGTCAAGAGTAATAActaaaataatgatgatcacAATACTAcgaatgataaaaagaaaagaaaaaccagGAATACTAGTAaaagcagtagtagcagtagaagtagtagtagtagtagtggtggtggtaataatgataataacaacaaaaaatatgtttcccAATGTTCTTAATGATCTGTATTATTAGTTTACAAATGCAGTTTAGGGTGTAGTATACTAACCTGTTTCTTCATCGATATGATGGTTATACCACATGATCGCTTTCCCGTATTCAGGTTTAACGTGGAGATTCTTATAACAGTTGGTGTTCAAGTCAACGTAGTCATAGCCCAAGTTCTCTTGGGTTAAATACTAGCAATAAAAagatatttgaaattaaattagaTATCGGATTTACATTAACTTATCCAATATTCCAGAAGGTCCTATAAGATATAAAAGTGACCAAAATCCGATATACTTCATTTCAGTCCGAttgttttcaaactttcacccatTCTttgcattcctcttcttttcacATGACCTTTCACCTGAGATGGATTCTCCTTGGAACATTTAGTTTAATCATAAGATTTACCCTTTCTCTTGGCCAGATAAATATTCAATCACTGGGAACAGAATGTAATGAAGAACTTTGTACAGCTGCAATTAATTGGGGGAggtaatagctccatgatccATTTATGGGATTGGAGGGGTTTGGGGCgtaacatttttgtctcacctgcatagcaaaatgagactataggcgccgcttgtccgacggcggcggcgtcactaccaaatcttaacctaagcttaagtttttgaaatgtcatcataacttagaaaatatctggacctagttcatgaaacgtagACATAGGCCGaaggataatcaagtattactgaacatcctgcttgagtttcacgtcatatgaccaaggtcaaaggtcatctagggtcaattaactttggccaaattgggggtatctgttgaattaccatcataactttgaaagtgtttggatctgattcatggaaCTTAGACAATAGTCATCAAGTATGAAGatctcatgcgagtttcaggtcacatgaccaaagtttaAGGTCAttggccattttagaggtaattattagattgatGCAAGTCATAacttcaaagtttatagatagtgtataaaatgtggatataggggtaatcaagtatcactgacaagttttaggtgacatgatcaaggtcaaatgtcaatgaacgtagtattgtatcattatatgaatggtattttttgcgaataattattttatagtagtttcaaagtcagcactgctgcatattgaatcgcgtgatgcaggtgagacagccagaggcactTCCACTTgtcatgaaaatatgtataataCAATTTTTGTATGTCATATGGTATTTTTATGCCAAGTTTAATGTTTTAAAGTGCtttctaataatttttgaaatatatctttATTGCATATTATGAATCGTTTTTATTTGGGGGCGAGGCAGATCGATACTAAAAATACAAGATAAACTATTATGGAAATAATAATCAACAAACGAGAAAAGATTTCTGAATACTTTACTTCTTTAGATATGTTCTCAAACTCAGCCAAAGGGAACGCTGTTTCACCGCCGCCTTCAGTGTCTTGTAGATAATACAGGATTGTCATGAATCTGAAAACAAGAGTACAGACAATAAAGTGACACTGTCATGTCACAGCACACGTTACAGCGCGGTGGGGTAGCGgatctgactctcgccttgtaatcagagggtcgtgtgttcgaatcccaccatggcctagcgccctttggcaaggcgtcaatccacactttgccactctcacccaggtgctaattgggtaccggtaggaaaaaaccgtcattgtggttggtttagcaagtttgcgcctaacaggctgcttggaatgctatgaatctagtgaccgggtaataataatcgtgaagcgctttgaacagtcgtagattgataaagcgctatataaatgccaattattattattattattacagcgCAATTGTTATAGAgtgttattttcaattcaagAGTGATCGAATTATAACGAAATAAAAAACCCTTTGATTGATAGAATAAATGGATGGACGGTATCCCCAAAGGGTTTCCTTTCCATCTACACGCATGTGTGATTGCTTCTGTGCTAATCTAGTGcacttttcatcaaatattaGATTACGAGACAATGAAAACTGCCCTACACTGATGAaaagttgaaatgaaatgagaatggTGATTACCCCAATGAGTGGCATTAAAAATACCATTTAAATACCTGCACATTCTTTCTTGATTTTTACCCTCAGAGATGTGGGCACATTCTTTATTCTCATCTATCTTATTACTATCGTAATGTGCGTGGTAATATCCTCCTGGATGATAATGAACTACCTGCAATGAAAACAacatatataatgtatatacacCATGGAAGAACTGTGTACTTagaagataacatattttttcagtgttaAATTTgcggtgttaaatcaacactcGTTGGTGCTACCTTGCTGGAAAGGACACAGTGTCACAAAGTGTGATCACAGCGttttcacatagtggactacgtaaaaatattattcacactgctAAAATGCTCAAAGTGTAAGATATGTTCACACTGCGGACACTttgacagtgtgactgttcacatggCCGTCTAGTCGgctatgtgattcacactgttgaaaatgctcaaatttaacagtgtgaaggtgatttcacattgtgttccacactgtgaacacactgtgacacACTGTGACACACTGTGTTCCTTCCAGTAGGGTATAACAACCTTTGTTGTTACTTAATCACTCTTCGGGTTCGGTGTTATGTTCAGTCTCCagggtgtaattctaacacTGCGTGGTGCCAGAGGGACACCAACTTGTGTCAGCTTTTAAGAATGTAATGATTATGGCAACAGCGAAAATGAGTTCTTAATCTTTACTTAAACTCATTAATTATGTGTATTGTATACaagagcaaaaacaaaaatatttaaatatccGACTTCTTAGTGAGACGTTTTTCATTATGTCGTCTTCATAACCACATTCAACACACTAATGATTATGGCAATTAATGAAGCAAAAAAAGTAGAACCatatatattacaaattttgaagactttcaaaatggaatgccataaccaccaccactaccaccatgcCTTCCCAAGCGTCTACTTTACATACATGCGATTCTACAATTATTtcaaagtaattaaaaaaaataataaaagaaatcacCCTCCAGGAAAAAACAACATGCAATTATTGTTTCAACAATGAACGAAAAAAACCCCTAAGTTTTGACTTTTTTtattgagtagtttttattgacaacttcaattcatatacaaaataatatatatataacaaatagaacTTTGATGTCTTTACAGATACCTAGACAACTCATaaatttaacataatttttttcatgaatgttacaataaaacacaatgttagacatcttccaatacgtaattataaataacattgatgataattatatgcatcaagaagaaacttctacagaaaattccaacatattttttttttttcagtgtcaaataaaaaacataagagaaattttccaaataaataaataaataaatcattaataaaacctaaacgaattgaagccatcagcacatatattttttaacccatcacctcggcctcttcacccaaataaattcaaacacaaactcAGCCCTGGTCCTTACCCCCCCGACCCTCCCTTGACTTCACTGATGCAATGAATCAATTACAAATTggagaaagatgatgaaattcAAACTTTCGTTTGTGCGTTCAGTTGGAAACTTTGTCTCTCTGTAAATTTTCcggtatgtttttttcttctattttctatgttcttttCTCATGCGATCGTTTGGGAGTAATTTCCTTTGAAATTTGCTGTTTGAAACCCAAGCAATAgctttaaaattgtttttgcgGACCACATATATGGTAAAAACGCATGCACTGTtctgttatttcaattattctaTCACGAAAACCAAGACATTTCCATCCGCCAACAAAGAAAGACAAATAATATGTAGGGTGATTTTCAAACCTGAAATTCATCACTCGATAAAATGATATTACGATCAAGTTTTGTGAGCGCTGTAACCCTATCCGAACAGGCAATAACGTGAAGGAAAGAAAGCACACTAAACATTAATCCGGTCATGATTTGCAGTAAGGAGATTGGGGGCTAAAAGGTAGGATGATAATCCAACTCAAAGGAGTGTGTTCTCATGGAAATGACAGTCATTTAGGACATTGTTATACCTACAGCAGACACTCTTACAAACCCCAAAGTTTGATGTTATTCGGTTTTACATAGAGAACCACACCAACCATTTTATTCCGGTGTTAAATTTGCATTGTTAGCTGCATAAGTAGGACAGACCAATAAATCTTAATACAtgtcttgtattttattatagtgGGAGATGGGAGGGTCGGCTTATCATTTATCCAATCACTCGTCATgattttacaataacaaatttgcaatgaaCAGTTTTAAGCTACTAAAaccatttaatttgatttgattggctgatagtgaacttgttatagaacttgcacagcaaaaactgtgttGTTAACCGGCGTACATAGAAGACAACACCagctattttacaccggtgtacCGGTGTagaataactggtgtggtcctctatgtacctataggtgtaaaactaacaccaccaatttaacaccgcggtgttaaattggtggtgttagttttacacctataggtgttattacaacacctatggttgttacatttacactctttggtgttatgttcaatgtCTAgtttattttaacacctcagggtgtggtcctctattaacaccaattggtgtcagttttaacaccacagtttttacagtgtgtgaaTTGGGCCTATTACAAGTCTTTTTGAAACAGGACCCAGTTGATACTTTAGGGGCCCATTTCATTCAACTTTTTAGAATAGCAAATTTGCAATAAACAGTTTTAAGCTACTgaattcattcaatttgattggttgatagtgAACTTGTTAGAGAACCTGTGAATTATTAAGTCTTTATGGAACAGGGCCAAGTTTTATACCTGTCTATGAGTTGTGTAACGAGAGGGTCAGTAGTGGTGGCCCAGTCAAGCCAAGTATGCTGGCTGATGCGATTCCGTCCCCTTCCCTGTACCTCAGATACCTCCCCTTTCCTCCATAGGGTAAGCCAATCTTTGATCTCAACCGTCTTGTTCTCAAGATTCATCAGCCAGAGCTCCTTCGCGTCGATGAGCCCATCACTGTCCAGGTCTAATTTTACCTTGAGGTACATATTCTGCAGCATACTCGGGGGAACAACCTCCCCTTCCTCCAAGCCTGGAATACAGCGCAGTACTTCAACGGAGTCTAGTGTCTTGTCAGAGTTGCTGTCGCACTTGGCCAGCTTCTGTATCCATACTGCGGCGTTGTAGCTGACCTTGGCTTTGTCGATGCCGACCCTACCTAGATCCCTGTAGACGGTAGTACTGGTGGCTAGACCGGCATTCAGTGCCAACTCTTTTATTCGTTCACATTCCTCCGGGGACAGGAAGTTCGGAATTTCTGGTGAAAAAAAAGAGcggatgactttttttttcaaagattttcatttataatgAGCGTTGGACTTTTCAAAACCTATACAATTTCAATGATGATAGCCCTTCACCGATCGTATAAAGCAATAATGGAATAGAAAGCATCGCATTTGATATAGCTAATTGAATGGGCTTCTAAATTGCCATAGGCCAAAATTGTCATTTAAATTAGGATTAGTTAAGAGATTAGTTAGTAGGATTTACTTGGCAGGATCGGGCAAACCTTTGCTCGCAATATTCGATTCGTTTCTGACACCCACACCTTTTCTTCCTTTGATAAAAGCGCTGTAACTGGTTAATTACCAAATGCTGGTGGTTTGACGGCGATGGTTTTCAGCTGGATAAATCGTCCTGGAGAAACTTCTATATATCTGATATGTCCTACCTATGTATAATGAAAGAATGTTTGAAATGTAAATATGGGATGCACTGGTAAACTATAGCTTTACGGCTTAGTATTTCTCACTGCAAACACTGTAaattcaataatgataatagtaacaataGGCATTTACATAGCCCCATCTTTccagaaataatctattccgaggctcatttttattattattcttaccccggctttagctcgagctgcctatcagcgctcagtgcattcaaggaattaatgtgtacccattcacctcacctgggttgagtgcagcacaatgtgggtacatttcttgctgaaggaaaacaacCCCAgacttggaatcgaacccacgccCCTCTGATTGACAGACAAGAGTCGTAACCTCAATAAAGTCTTCAAGTTGACCGGGTGTATGTCCTCCTTCAGAGATTGCTCTTAATCTGGGTGTCTCTTCGACCAGTGTATGAAGATATACAAGCATATTTCCAAGTTATGCCAAGCGACCAACTATCAGCTACGAAATAAATCGGCTATGAGATCGCTACTCAATCATTTTGCAGAAGAAAGCCCAATTCATTCCTTAATCACCTCTAGGATTGATTTCTGCAACAGTCTGCTCTCTGGTCTTCCTTCCACTGTGCTGAACAGACTCCAAGGCGTACAGAATGCTGCTGCTTGCCTGCTAACGGGTACGAATAAATATGACCACATCACCCCTGTTTTCACGGACTTGCACTGGCTACCAACAAGAAGTACAGGATCGAATTAAAAATCGTTGTAATGACCTCCAAGGCTGTCCATAATTTAGCTCCAGGTTATGTTACTTCCATTATAGAACAGCGCCGTCTAAGTCCTTGCTTGCGCTCATCTGGCGCTGGTGCCACTCTTTATGTACCCATCGCACACCTAGAGGGGTATGGAGACCGTGCCTTTTCATCTATTGCTTTACCCCTCTCCCTTCTTCACTCCGTGAAATTGACAACATTGAACTCTCCAAATCGTTTCTAAAAGCTCACTTATTTCAGCAGATGTGTAGTAATTAGCTTGCTTGGATGAGCCTGTGCTAATAAATGCTTTAACAGAAATGTGGCGCAATATAAATGATGtggatcatcattatcatggtaaccactagaccacggcgCCCCCAGTAGAACACCGGAGTAACACGACAAATTTGGTCCATTGCGTTCACAGGTTACATctacatttttttcctgttctgaAATGAGCATTATAAGTGTGGCTGGGTCTAAGGAGTAAGCGCAGCAATTGAACATTCATCAGAAAAAGACTGTGACCAAATAAATTCTGCAAAGCAGTCTTGTGCTttgaaaaattaacattttgctTTCAACAATTATGTGGTTTGTAATATCTATAATCTAACAGGCCAGTTTCTTTTTGACATAAACTTTAGAAACCATTAGTGTATCAGCACTGCAGAAAAACAAAGCCTGATTTGGATATATACAACTTGTTGTATTAGGTCAGGTGcaatgtatattattttatgttcAGATTCTCTTGGGGAATCTGTTTGAATTGGCATTTCCTACGAAGCCGACTTTCCAAGTTTCTACGAGTGTACGGAACTTACGTCAACAGCAGCAGGCAGAAACAAAGTACTCACTTTAACAGGATCGTATTGAAATAGTCGTAACCTCTTTGAACCTGCGCCCTCTACAACAGCCCCAACGTCTGCGATACTTTTCCTGGTCTCCATGTTTTGTGATAGCACCAATGGAAAACTTGACAGGGACCAAACTGCCAACAGAGCAATAAGAGTTCTGTTACTGACTCCCATCGTTGTTGTTTTTAGTAGATTCCAGCTCATGTTCTTCTTTCTGTCGTCTAATGTATAAGGCCTTTGCAAGCACCACTGGACGCCGAATATGTAGTAAatcaagaaagagaaagaaacacACCAGCTCAAATCCTCAAACTTTGCTTTTAAATTTTACAGTTcttatcaatatacatgtaaaccaGATAACATTGCATAAGATTCCATAAAGTCTCTATGCGTAAAGAATGGATGGAAAACGGTATCGTCGATTGAATCCTGTCTAACAtcataaaatattaaagttTAGATTTGAGCTAGGTATTCGGAAATCGATTTGTTCATAATTCTGCTTTGAA
This DNA window, taken from Lytechinus variegatus isolate NC3 chromosome 19, Lvar_3.0, whole genome shotgun sequence, encodes the following:
- the LOC121406102 gene encoding transmembrane prolyl 4-hydroxylase-like, whose amino-acid sequence is MSWNLLKTTTMGVSNRTLIALLAVWSLSSFPLVLSQNMETRKSIADVGAVVEGAGSKRLRLFQYDPVKVGHIRYIEVSPGRFIQLKTIAVKPPAFEIPNFLSPEECERIKELALNAGLATSTTVYRDLGRVGIDKAKVSYNAAVWIQKLAKCDSNSDKTLDSVEVLRCIPGLEEGEVVPPSMLQNMYLKVKLDLDSDGLIDAKELWLMNLENKTVEIKDWLTLWRKGEVSEVQGRGRNRISQHTWLDWATTTDPLVTQLIDRVTALTKLDRNIILSSDEFQVVHYHPGGYYHAHYDSNKIDENKECAHISEGKNQERMCRFMTILYYLQDTEGGGETAFPLAEFENISKEYLTQENLGYDYVDLNTNCYKNLHVKPEYGKAIMWYNHHIDEETGWLSSQNKYSVHGGCAVTKGTKWIANNWITVDNVYERQMEFQARVLKPKEDGSLKSENDRASHEANENVVAPVTRSPPSSKKVKSGETLPDGHIEL